A window from Neodiprion fabricii isolate iyNeoFabr1 chromosome 2, iyNeoFabr1.1, whole genome shotgun sequence encodes these proteins:
- the LOC124176511 gene encoding secretion-regulating guanine nucleotide exchange factor-like isoform X2, with protein sequence MKTFHLLSWGANSHRQLGHDVESEQCLIPTAVNLNDPCGRGPSVSDITKMSGGAGHSLILNRQGEVYSCGLNDKHQAGAAGTRKYVESLVKIDALGEATVVDIACGWDSSMAVDDRGQLYAWGSNAYGQLGAGKTPSQKPAIIHLKETAPDPVADIAMGLRHSALVTTSGNVLVAGYGNKCQLGIIDESNKSLKATDTFTQVPGLTGIKSVACGQHHTIALSKNGDLYAWGDNKHGQLGFDPKIYARLETPLKLENVNVGPDGKIFTGWTHTAVLHGRFCASSSWQSSSLRRHRSTIRILREDPITSTRHQGRTATSSRKSSRSSRKSCCKSPRNRFSAIKTKISTHHFHGV encoded by the exons ATGAAGACGTTCCATCTTCTCTCATGG GGTGCAAATTCCCACCGTCAACTGGGCCACGATGTTGAATCGGAGCAATGCCTGATCCCGACGGCGGTAAATTTGAACGACCCATGCGGCCGGGGGCCGAGTGTCTCTGACATAACAAAAATGAGCGGCGGGGCGGGACATTCTTTGATTTTGAATAGGCAGGGGGAGGTTTATTCCTGCGGACTAAACGACAAGCACCAGGCCGGTGCTGCCGGGACGAGAAAGTATGTCGAAAGTTTGGTAAAAATAGACGCCCTGGGAGAGGCAACAGTCGTCGACATTGCCTGCGGTTGGGACAGCTCAATGGCTGTTGATGACCGGGGTCAGTTGTATGCGTGGGGATCGAACGCCTACGGGCAATTGGGCGCTGGGAAAACGCCCTCGCAGAAACCGGCGATAATTCATCTGAAAGAAACCGCACCGGATCCGGTTGCGGATATTGCAATGGGACTCAGGCATTCAGCCCTCGTAACCACTAGTGGAAACGTTCTCGTTGCTGGATACGGCAACAAGTGCCAATTGGGAATAATTGATGAATCAAACAAATCTCTTAAAGCTACCGACACTTTCACTCAAG TGCCTGGATTAACTGGTATAAAAAGTGTCGCATGCGGCCAACACCATACGATAGCACTGTCAAAAAATGGTGATTTGTATGCATGGGGTGACAATAAGCACGGGCAGCTGGGGTTCGATCCGAAGATATATGCGCGTCTTGAAACGCCtctaaaattggaaaatgtaAACGTAGGTCCAgatggtaaaattttcaccggaTGGACGCATACCGCTGTGCTTCACGGTAG ATTCTGTGCCTCGTCATCTTGGCAATCGTCTTCGTTACGGCGACACCGATCGACGATTCGGATCTTACGGGAGGATCCGATAACCAGTACGAGACACCAGGGGAGAACCGCTACTTCATCAAGAAAGTCTTCAAGAAGTTCAAGAAAATCTTGCTGTAAAAGCCCGAGGAACAGATTCTCAGctatcaaaacaaaaatttcaacccaTCATTTCCACGGTGTATAA
- the LOC124176511 gene encoding secretion-regulating guanine nucleotide exchange factor-like isoform X1 — translation MKTFHLLSWGANSHRQLGHDVESEQCLIPTAVNLNDPCGRGPSVSDITKMSGGAGHSLILNRQGEVYSCGLNDKHQAGAAGTRKYVESLVKIDALGEATVVDIACGWDSSMAVDDRGQLYAWGSNAYGQLGAGKTPSQKPAIIHLKETAPDPVADIAMGLRHSALVTTSGNVLVAGYGNKCQLGIIDESNKSLKATDTFTQVPGLTGIKSVACGQHHTIALSKNGDLYAWGDNKHGQLGFDPKIYARLETPLKLENVNVGPDGKIFTGWTHTAVLHDGKVFAWGRNTYGQLGRGADKVLAESQPTWLPKVIKNVPEFVQIAVGSEHNIALAEDGSVMCWGWNEHGNCGNGTVQDVREPVRIDVLKNGMGTLVGTGYGHSFAVVQS, via the exons ATGAAGACGTTCCATCTTCTCTCATGG GGTGCAAATTCCCACCGTCAACTGGGCCACGATGTTGAATCGGAGCAATGCCTGATCCCGACGGCGGTAAATTTGAACGACCCATGCGGCCGGGGGCCGAGTGTCTCTGACATAACAAAAATGAGCGGCGGGGCGGGACATTCTTTGATTTTGAATAGGCAGGGGGAGGTTTATTCCTGCGGACTAAACGACAAGCACCAGGCCGGTGCTGCCGGGACGAGAAAGTATGTCGAAAGTTTGGTAAAAATAGACGCCCTGGGAGAGGCAACAGTCGTCGACATTGCCTGCGGTTGGGACAGCTCAATGGCTGTTGATGACCGGGGTCAGTTGTATGCGTGGGGATCGAACGCCTACGGGCAATTGGGCGCTGGGAAAACGCCCTCGCAGAAACCGGCGATAATTCATCTGAAAGAAACCGCACCGGATCCGGTTGCGGATATTGCAATGGGACTCAGGCATTCAGCCCTCGTAACCACTAGTGGAAACGTTCTCGTTGCTGGATACGGCAACAAGTGCCAATTGGGAATAATTGATGAATCAAACAAATCTCTTAAAGCTACCGACACTTTCACTCAAG TGCCTGGATTAACTGGTATAAAAAGTGTCGCATGCGGCCAACACCATACGATAGCACTGTCAAAAAATGGTGATTTGTATGCATGGGGTGACAATAAGCACGGGCAGCTGGGGTTCGATCCGAAGATATATGCGCGTCTTGAAACGCCtctaaaattggaaaatgtaAACGTAGGTCCAgatggtaaaattttcaccggaTGGACGCATACCGCTGTGCTTCACG ATGGAAAAGTTTTCGCTTGGGGTAGAAATACTTACGGTCAATTAGGACGCGGCGCTGATAAAGTCCTTGCGGAATCTCAACCGACTTGGCTACCCaaagttataaaaaatgttcccGAGTTCGTACAAATCGCTGTTGGATCGGAGCATAACATTGCTCTCGCag AAGACGGTTCGGTGATGTGTTGGGGATGGAACGAGCACGGGAATTGCGGGAATGGAACTGTTCAAGACGTTAGAGAACCGGTACGAATCGATGTTCTGAAAAACGGAATGGGAACTCTTGTCGGAACGGGTTACGGGCATTCGTTTGCCGTTGTGCAATCCTga
- the LOC124176511 gene encoding ultraviolet-B receptor UVR8-like isoform X3 — protein sequence MKTFHLLSWGANSHRQLGHDVESEQCLIPTAVNLNDPCGRGPSVSDITKMSGGAGHSLILNRQGEVYSCGLNDKHQAGAAGTRKYVESLVKIDALGEATVVDIACGWDSSMAVDDRGQLYAWGSNAYGQLGAGKTPSQKPAIIHLKETAPDPVADIAMGLRHSALVTTSGNVLVAGYGNKCQLGIIDESNKSLKATDTFTQVPGLTGIKSVACGQHHTIALSKNGDLYAWGDNKHGQLGFDPKIYARLETPLKLENVNVGPDGKIFTGWTHTAVLHEDGSVMCWGWNEHGNCGNGTVQDVREPVRIDVLKNGMGTLVGTGYGHSFAVVQS from the exons ATGAAGACGTTCCATCTTCTCTCATGG GGTGCAAATTCCCACCGTCAACTGGGCCACGATGTTGAATCGGAGCAATGCCTGATCCCGACGGCGGTAAATTTGAACGACCCATGCGGCCGGGGGCCGAGTGTCTCTGACATAACAAAAATGAGCGGCGGGGCGGGACATTCTTTGATTTTGAATAGGCAGGGGGAGGTTTATTCCTGCGGACTAAACGACAAGCACCAGGCCGGTGCTGCCGGGACGAGAAAGTATGTCGAAAGTTTGGTAAAAATAGACGCCCTGGGAGAGGCAACAGTCGTCGACATTGCCTGCGGTTGGGACAGCTCAATGGCTGTTGATGACCGGGGTCAGTTGTATGCGTGGGGATCGAACGCCTACGGGCAATTGGGCGCTGGGAAAACGCCCTCGCAGAAACCGGCGATAATTCATCTGAAAGAAACCGCACCGGATCCGGTTGCGGATATTGCAATGGGACTCAGGCATTCAGCCCTCGTAACCACTAGTGGAAACGTTCTCGTTGCTGGATACGGCAACAAGTGCCAATTGGGAATAATTGATGAATCAAACAAATCTCTTAAAGCTACCGACACTTTCACTCAAG TGCCTGGATTAACTGGTATAAAAAGTGTCGCATGCGGCCAACACCATACGATAGCACTGTCAAAAAATGGTGATTTGTATGCATGGGGTGACAATAAGCACGGGCAGCTGGGGTTCGATCCGAAGATATATGCGCGTCTTGAAACGCCtctaaaattggaaaatgtaAACGTAGGTCCAgatggtaaaattttcaccggaTGGACGCATACCGCTGTGCTTCACG AAGACGGTTCGGTGATGTGTTGGGGATGGAACGAGCACGGGAATTGCGGGAATGGAACTGTTCAAGACGTTAGAGAACCGGTACGAATCGATGTTCTGAAAAACGGAATGGGAACTCTTGTCGGAACGGGTTACGGGCATTCGTTTGCCGTTGTGCAATCCTga
- the LOC124176507 gene encoding cell division cycle protein 23 homolog isoform X1 codes for MEDSIAKYDLKEIKSDLLKAITECSDRGLKHTRKWLGELNFSLKGVKLDAHDVTVDVSFADTTEDEEDDYTLAKGYFDLKEYDRAAFFTAGCKMPKARFLHLFSRYLSGEKKKIDDMTDLPPDPLKNESLKQLCADLRKDHSAGNLDGFGLYLFGVVLKKLHLDKEATEVFVNSVRKQPMHWGTWLELAALITDREKLENLSLPNHWMKKFFLAHMYLELQLIDEGMAVYCELQSMGFEKNGYVLAQIAIAVHYKRDVDASIEAFKRIIKDDPYCLDNMDTYSNLLYVKELKVELAHLAHRATKIDKYRLETCCIIGNYYSLRADHQKAALYFQRALKLNPQYLSAWTLLGHEFMEMKNTNAAIHSYRQAIEVNRRDYRAWYGLGQTYEILKMPFYGLYYYKQAQLLRPHDSRMVLALGEAYEKQEKIQDALKCYYKACNVGDIEGMALIKLATLYEKLGEQDHAAAAYTDFVMDEHRNADRGELSHAYKYLTTYHLKFDQLDQANHYAQKCLQFDETKEEAKALLRTIAHKRAKVEENPMVIEDMNETDPIAEGSGSRVDGTPGNQLSPMNLSFTPPQ; via the exons ATGGAAGATTCGATAGCGAAGTACGAcctgaaagaaataaaaagcgACTTACTCAAAGCAATAACGGAGTGTTCTGACCGAGGATTAAAGCACACGAGAAAATG GCTtggagaattaaatttttccctcAAAGGGGTGAAACTGGATGCTCACGATGTAACTGTTGATGTGAGTTTTGCGGATACAACAGAGGATGAGGAGGACGACTACACATTGGCAAAAGGTTACTTTGACCTAAAGGAGTATGACAGAGCTGCGTTCTTCACGGCGGGTTGTAAAATGCCTAAAGCGAGGTTTCTTCATTTGTTTTCACGCTATTTGTctggggaaaagaaaaagatagaTGACATGACGGATCTGCCGCCAGATCCATTGAAGAATGAGAGTCTAAAGCAGCTCTGTGCTGATCTTCGAAAGGATCACTCGGCTGGAAACTTGGATGGTTTTGGTCTCTATCTTTTCGGAGTTGTTCTTAAGAAGTTGCACCTTGACAAGGAAGCTACTGAGGTGTTTGTTAACTCTGTTCGAAAGCAGCCAATGCATTGGGGAACGTGGCTTGAACTTGCCGCGCTTATTACAGATAGGGAAAAGCTCGAGAATCTCAGCCTACCCAATCACtggatgaagaaattttttctggcTCATATGTACCTTGAATTACAGCTAATAGACGAGGGTATGGCTGTCTATTGCGAACTGCAGTCAATGGGCTTTGAGAAAAATGGATATGTGCTCGCGCAGATCGCGATTGCTGTTCATTACAAACGAG ACGTTGATGCGTCAATAGAAGCATTCAAACGCATAATAAAAGACGATCCCTATTGTTTGGACAATATGGACACGTATTCGAATTTACTCTACGTGAAAGAGCTGAAAGTTGAATTAGCACACTTGGCACACAGGGcgacaaaaattgataaatatagACTGGAAACTTGTTGCATAATAG GAAATTACTATAGCTTAAGAGCGGATCATCAAAAAGCTGCCTTATACTTCCAAAGAGCACTGAAACTGAATCCACAGTATTTATCTGCTTGGACTCTACTTGGTCACGAGTTTATGGAAATGAAGAATACCAATGCTGCTATCCACAGTTACAGACAAGCCATAG aGGTGAATCGAAGAGACTATAGAGCTTGGTACGGCTTAGGTCAAACATACGAGATCCTGAAAATGCCTTTTTATGGTTTGTACTATTACAAACAAGCACAGCTGCTCAGACCTCATGACAGCAGGATGGTTCTCGCTTTAGGCGAGGCTTACGAGAAgcaggaaaaaattcaggatgcACTGAAGTGTTACTATAAAGCTTGCAATGTCGGAGACATCGAAGGAATGGCCTTGATAAAACTAGCCAC GCTCTATGAAAAATTAGGAGAGCAGGATCACGCCGCAGCTGCATACACGGACTTTGTTATGGACGAGCACAGAAACGCGGATAGGGGCGAGCTGAGTCACGCGTACAAATATTTAACAACGTACcatttgaaattcgatcaaTTAGACCAGGCCAATCATTATGCTCAGAAGTGTTTGCAGTTTGACGAAACTAAGGAAGAGGCTAAAGCCCTTCTCAGAACAATCGCTCATAAACGAGCAAAGGTGGAAGAAAACCCAATGGTG ATCGAAGATATGAATGAAACTGATCCAATTGCGGAAGGAAGTGGTAGCCGCGTTGATGGAACGCCCGGAAATCAATTATCTCCAATGAATTTGTCTTTTACGCCACCGCAGTAA
- the LOC124176507 gene encoding cell division cycle protein 23 homolog isoform X2, which produces MPKARFLHLFSRYLSGEKKKIDDMTDLPPDPLKNESLKQLCADLRKDHSAGNLDGFGLYLFGVVLKKLHLDKEATEVFVNSVRKQPMHWGTWLELAALITDREKLENLSLPNHWMKKFFLAHMYLELQLIDEGMAVYCELQSMGFEKNGYVLAQIAIAVHYKRDVDASIEAFKRIIKDDPYCLDNMDTYSNLLYVKELKVELAHLAHRATKIDKYRLETCCIIGNYYSLRADHQKAALYFQRALKLNPQYLSAWTLLGHEFMEMKNTNAAIHSYRQAIEVNRRDYRAWYGLGQTYEILKMPFYGLYYYKQAQLLRPHDSRMVLALGEAYEKQEKIQDALKCYYKACNVGDIEGMALIKLATLYEKLGEQDHAAAAYTDFVMDEHRNADRGELSHAYKYLTTYHLKFDQLDQANHYAQKCLQFDETKEEAKALLRTIAHKRAKVEENPMVIEDMNETDPIAEGSGSRVDGTPGNQLSPMNLSFTPPQ; this is translated from the exons ATGCCTAAAGCGAGGTTTCTTCATTTGTTTTCACGCTATTTGTctggggaaaagaaaaagatagaTGACATGACGGATCTGCCGCCAGATCCATTGAAGAATGAGAGTCTAAAGCAGCTCTGTGCTGATCTTCGAAAGGATCACTCGGCTGGAAACTTGGATGGTTTTGGTCTCTATCTTTTCGGAGTTGTTCTTAAGAAGTTGCACCTTGACAAGGAAGCTACTGAGGTGTTTGTTAACTCTGTTCGAAAGCAGCCAATGCATTGGGGAACGTGGCTTGAACTTGCCGCGCTTATTACAGATAGGGAAAAGCTCGAGAATCTCAGCCTACCCAATCACtggatgaagaaattttttctggcTCATATGTACCTTGAATTACAGCTAATAGACGAGGGTATGGCTGTCTATTGCGAACTGCAGTCAATGGGCTTTGAGAAAAATGGATATGTGCTCGCGCAGATCGCGATTGCTGTTCATTACAAACGAG ACGTTGATGCGTCAATAGAAGCATTCAAACGCATAATAAAAGACGATCCCTATTGTTTGGACAATATGGACACGTATTCGAATTTACTCTACGTGAAAGAGCTGAAAGTTGAATTAGCACACTTGGCACACAGGGcgacaaaaattgataaatatagACTGGAAACTTGTTGCATAATAG GAAATTACTATAGCTTAAGAGCGGATCATCAAAAAGCTGCCTTATACTTCCAAAGAGCACTGAAACTGAATCCACAGTATTTATCTGCTTGGACTCTACTTGGTCACGAGTTTATGGAAATGAAGAATACCAATGCTGCTATCCACAGTTACAGACAAGCCATAG aGGTGAATCGAAGAGACTATAGAGCTTGGTACGGCTTAGGTCAAACATACGAGATCCTGAAAATGCCTTTTTATGGTTTGTACTATTACAAACAAGCACAGCTGCTCAGACCTCATGACAGCAGGATGGTTCTCGCTTTAGGCGAGGCTTACGAGAAgcaggaaaaaattcaggatgcACTGAAGTGTTACTATAAAGCTTGCAATGTCGGAGACATCGAAGGAATGGCCTTGATAAAACTAGCCAC GCTCTATGAAAAATTAGGAGAGCAGGATCACGCCGCAGCTGCATACACGGACTTTGTTATGGACGAGCACAGAAACGCGGATAGGGGCGAGCTGAGTCACGCGTACAAATATTTAACAACGTACcatttgaaattcgatcaaTTAGACCAGGCCAATCATTATGCTCAGAAGTGTTTGCAGTTTGACGAAACTAAGGAAGAGGCTAAAGCCCTTCTCAGAACAATCGCTCATAAACGAGCAAAGGTGGAAGAAAACCCAATGGTG ATCGAAGATATGAATGAAACTGATCCAATTGCGGAAGGAAGTGGTAGCCGCGTTGATGGAACGCCCGGAAATCAATTATCTCCAATGAATTTGTCTTTTACGCCACCGCAGTAA